A genomic segment from Malus domestica chromosome 05, GDT2T_hap1 encodes:
- the LOC103434794 gene encoding large ribosomal subunit protein bL21m-like, translated as MATRRRLQALTRHASALFSKSPSFHSLPAPLPIYQPLKTLTSNFSLISSSPDPTRSLTRHFSSKPRIGDVNEDNEHSEEEEDDDDDDDDDDEEVGDSEDESAYRCSGSKREYTPEEKEAEAAGIGYQVIGPLQRSDRVFKPYEPVFAVVQVGSHQFKVSNGDCIFTEKLKFCEVNDKLVLNKVLMLGSSSQTIIGRPILPDAAVHAVVEEHALDAKVIIFKKKRRKNYRRTKGHRQELTKLRIVDVQGIEKPEPVVTEKPPKAPKAPGKKTEKVVVAA; from the exons ATGGCGACCCGACGGCGCCTCCAAGCTCTGACCCGCCACGCCTCCGCCCTCTTCTCCAAAAGCCCTTCATTCCACTCCCTCCCAGCTCCCCTCCCCATCTACCAACCCCTCAAAACCCTCACCTCCAATTTCTCCCTCATTTCCTCCAGCCCCGATCCCACTCGCTCACTTACCCGCCATTTCTCGTCGAAACCCCGAATCGGCGACGTAAATGAAGACAATGAGCACAGTGAAGAGGAGgaagacgacgacgacgacgacgatgacGACGATGAAGAAGTTGGGGACAGTGAGGACGAGAGTGCTTACCGATGCAGCGGTTCGAAAAGAGAGTATACTCCAGAGGAGAAAGAGGCGGAGGCCGCCGGCATTGGGTACCAAGTGATTGGGCCGCTTCAGAGGTCTGATCGGGTTTTCAAGCCATATGAGCCGGTTTTCGCGGTGGTTCAG GTTGGTTCACATCAGTTCAAGGTTAGCAACGGGGACTGCATTTTCACGGAAAAGTTGAAATTCTGCGAAGTGAATGATAAG TTAGTACTGAACAAGGTTCTCATGCTGGGCTCAAGTAGTCAGACAATAATTGGTAGGCCCATATTACCAGATGCAGCAGTTCATGCGGTTGTTGAGGAGCAC GCATTAGATGCAAAGGTaattatttttaagaaaaagaggaggaagaattACCGTCGAACCAAAGGACATCGCCAG GAATTGACTAAGTTGAGGATAGTTGATGTTCAAGGAATTGAGAAACCAGAGCCTGTAGTCACTGAAAAGCCTCCAAAGGCTCCAAAGGCACCTGGTAAGAAAACGGAAAAGGTTGTGGTTGCTGCTTAG
- the LOC103434792 gene encoding probable ubiquitin-conjugating enzyme E2 24, with protein sequence MMNALLSDSDWESFSETDSSMDQEENEYFYGGHASNILSSLEASIGKIDDFLTFERGFVYGDMVSSVRDPSGQMGRVVGINMLVDLESDNGNIIKDVNSKNLSKIRSISVGDYVVSGPWLGRVDRVVDRVTVVFDDGTEREVTAVDQEKLLPISPSLLEDPQYPYYPGQRVQVRLSTASKSSRWLCGNWRENQDEGTVCSVEGGLVYVDWLASFLMGCDQKMPAPPRVLDSKKLNLLSCFSHANWQLGDWCTLQVADDKAVMEQAFQNASTCEMVKKHKKSERGFRRSNMNSRDEVFVIIKTRTKVDVAWQDGSHSLGLDSQTLVPVSVVNDHEFWPEQFVLEKGTYDDLHMSSNQKWGVVRGVDAKEHTVKVQWKTITAPEEKYSKGEQLEETVSAYELVKHPDYSYCFGDYVFRLVQNQFDEQADKNCPHTKIDMSKEAASDDKNCGGDQEYYTDKRYLSHIGNVIGFKDGAVEVRWATGITSKVPPCEIFRFDKHEVSAALPAEDDIEDLNREMIQNEKQPSNQKGKGLLNLDDVSKVGKDYTRESSSSFLSQAAIGFFTSIAASLFGSQESVPLSAPSPSVCVSEVGNESEIPHEKGIAETCELFTEQQSTTELERFEGNSIPHSKANDSVDQFRQFDIIADCTDHHFHGANKELALSQVKRGWMKRVQQEWSIFEKDLPEQIYVRAFEERMDLLQAAIVGAPGTPYHDGLFFFDIYLPPEYPHEPPMVHYTSGGLRVNPNLYESGKVCLSLLNTWTGTGTEVWNPGGSTILQVLLSLQALVLNDKPYFNEAGYDQQIGRTEGEKNSVSYNENAFLMTCKSMLYTLHKPPKHFVELVIEHFTRHSQNILMACKAYMDGAPVGCAVGFQKTEDKDGKGSSTGFKIMLSKLFPKLVEAFSAKGIDCNQFIGPEK encoded by the exons ATGATGAATGCACTCCTCAGTGACTCTGATTGGGAGAGTTTTAGTGAGACTGATAGCAGCATGGATCAAGAGGAAAACGAATATTTCTATGGTGGGCATGCCAGTAACATATTGTCCAGCCTAGAGGCGTCCATTGGGAAAATCGATGATTTTCTCACGTTTGAGAGGGGGTTCGTATATGGGGACATGGTATCCTCTGTAAGAGATCCATCTGGACAGATGGGCAGAGTGGTTGGGATTAACATGTTGGTCGATTTGGAGAGTGATAATGGAAATATAATAAAAGATGTAAACTCCAAAAACCTATCAAAGATCCGTTCCATTTCGGTGGGGGACTATGTTGTTTCTGGCCCATGGCTTGGAAGGGTGGATAGAGTGGTTGACCGTGTTACTGTTGTCTTTGATGATGGAACGGAGCGTGAGGTCACTGCTGTGGATCAAGAGAAACTCTTACCTATTTCTCCAAGCCTACTTGAAGATCCTCAGTACCCATATTATCCAGGCCAGAGAGTGCAGGTCAGGCTCTCAACTGCTTCCAAATCAAGTAGATGGTTATGCGGTAACTGGAGGGAAAATCAAGATGAGGGAACTGTTTGTTCTGTGGAAGGAGGTTTAGTGTATGTTGACTGGCTTGCCTCTTTTCTCATGGGTTGCGATCAGAAAATGCCTGCTCCTCCACGTGTGCTGGATtcgaaaaaattgaatttgttgTCATGTTTCTCTCATGCAAATTGGCAGCTTGGTGACTGGTGTACGCTTCAAGTTGCTGATGATAAGGCTGTCATGGAGCAGGCTTTTCAAAATGCTTCTACTTGTGAGATGGTTAAGAAGCACAAGAAATCAGAAAGAGGATTTCGGAGAAGTAACATGAATTCAAGGGATGAAGTATTCGTGATCATAAAGACAAGGACCAAAGTTGATGTGGCGTGGCAAGATGGTAGCCACTCTTTGGGATTAGATTCACAGACACTAGTTCCAGTAAGCGTTGTAAATGATCATGAATTTTGGCCTGAACAGTTTGTCCTGGAAAAAGGAACTTACGATGATCTGCACATGTCTAGCAACCAAAAATGGGGTGTCGTGAGGGGTGTGGATGCAAAGGAACATACAGTAAAGGTGCAATGGAAAACCATCACTGCACCTGAAGAAAAGTACTCCAAGGGAGAGCAGTTGGAGGAAACCGTAAGCGCTTATGAACTGGTTAAGCACCCAGATTACTCCTACTGTTTTGGCGATTATGTGTTCAGGTTGGTCCAGAATCAGTTTGATGAACAAGCGGATAAAAACTGTCCACACACAAAGATTGACATGAGCAAGGAGGCTGCTTCTGACGACAAGAACTGTGGTGGAGATCAAGAGTATTACACTGATAAACGCTACCTATCTCACATTGGAAATGTTATAGGCTTCAAGGATGGAGCTGTGGAAGTGAGATGGGCTACTGGTATTACAAGCAAG GTGCCCCCTTGTGAAATTTTCCGGTTTGACAAACATGAAGTTTCAGCTGCACTCCCTGCAGAAGATGACATCGAGGACTTGAACCGAGAGATGATTCAAAATGAGAAGCAACCTTCTAACCAGAAGGGAAAG GGTTTATTGAATTTGGATGATGTCAGTAAAGTTGGAAAAGATTACACAAGGGAGTCTAGTTCCTCTTTCCTTTCTCAAGCTGCCATTGGATTTTTCACTAGCATAGCTGCAAGTCTCTTTGGATCCCAGGAGTCTGTGCCGCTTTCAGCTCCTTCTCCGTCAGTCTGTGTTTCTGAAGTTGGAAATGAATCTGAGATTCCCCATGAGAAAGGAATAGCAGAAACTTGTGAACTCTTTACTGAGCAACAGTCAACGACTGAGCTGGAGAGGTTTGAGGGGAATAGCATTCCACATTCAAAAGCTAATGACAGTGTAGATCAGTTTAGACAGTTTGACATAATTGCTGATTGCACCGACCACCATTTTCATGGTGCTAACAAGGAGTTGGCATTGTCTCAG GTGAAAAGAGGCTGGATGAAAAGGGTTCAACAAGAGTGGAGCATCTTCGAGAAAGATCTGCCTG AACAAATCTATGTCCGCGCCTTCGAGGAAAGGATGGATCTACTGCAAGCAGCCATTGTTGGTGCACCTGGAACTCCATATCATGACGGGCTTTTCTTCTTTGATATTTATCTTCCACCAGAATATCCTCATGAACCGCCT ATGGTACACTATACTTCTGGTGGGTTACGTGTGAACCCTAACTTGTACGAGTCCGGAAAGGTCTGTCTCAGTCTTCTTAATACATGGACGGGCACAGGCACTGAAGTTTGGAATCCAGGGGGCTCCACCATTCTTCAAGTTCTTCTCTCCCTTCAAGCCCTCGTGCTTAACGACAAGCCATATTTCAATGAAGCTGGGTATGATCAACAGATAGGAAGAACCGAGGGAGAGAAAAACTCTGTAAGCTACAACGAAAATGCATTCCTCATGACTTGCAAGTCCATGCTCTACACACTCCACAAGCCACCTAAG CATTTCGTGGAGCTTGTGATCGAACACTTCACTCGGCACTCCCAAAATATTCTAATGGCGTGTAAGGCGTATATGGACGGGGCTCCAGTAGGGTGTGCTGTTGGTTTCCAGAAAACTGAAGATAAAGACGGTAAGGGAAGCTCTACCGGGTTCAAAATCATGCTCTCTAAGCTCTTTCCAAAATTGGTTGAGGCATTTTCCGCCAAGGGAATTGACTGCAACCAGTTCATCGGGCCGGAGAAATGA